CAGAATTACTAACTTCATAGCTAGAATTTCTAAGCAATTTATCAGGACAAGAACTAACAGGATCATCAGGGACTACAAAGAGTACCTGTTCCTCATCAGAGTTATCATCATCATGGGCAGAATATGCACGATCTTCACCATCCTGCTTGCTGCCCTTCTTTTTGTTCTTGCATTCATAAGCATAGTGGCCATATTTCTTGCATGCAAAACACTGAACACTTTGCTTTTTACTCTTCCCTTTCTTGAACTTATCTTTGTCCTGATTCTTCTCCTTTGAATCCCACTTTCTCTTGGAATCGCCATCTTCCTCATGCTGTGAAGATTGCCCAGAATCTTTGTTTTTCCAATTCTTTCCCTTTGAGGCTTTTCCTCTATCATTCCAACTCTTCTTACTGGAATTTCCACCACGAGTATACAAAGCCTGCTCACTTTCCTTCTCAGAATCTCTCAGGCTCAACCTCATCTCGTGTGCTTCGAGAGACCCTTGTAACTCATCAATCTTGATTAATTCAAGATCCTTAGATTCTTCTATGGTTGTGACAATATGATCAAATTTTGGAGTGAGTGAGTGCAACACCTTTTCCACAAGAATTTGATCAGTCATTGACTCGCCATTCGACTTCATCTGGTTCGTCAATGTTTGAAGACGGGTGAAAAACTTCGAAATCGTCTCTGATTTCTCCATACGCATAGCTTCGTATTGCCTCCGCGGAGTCTGCAATTTCACCTTCTTCAATTTCGCCACGCCGTCGTAGCTCTTGTTCAGAATGTCCCATGCCTCCTTCGATGTCTTTGCTGCCGCAATTTTCTCAAAATTGGCCGGATTCACACACTGGTGAATGATGAACAAAGCTCTCAGATCCTTCTTCTTCGCCTCACGGTGGGCTTCTGTTTGCTCAGCCGTCGGATTCGCCGGTAATGGATTGTACCCAGAAGTTACGTATTCAAGAACCTCTTGAAAACCGAAGATCACCTCCATCTGGGTATGCCAACGATCCCAGTCGGTCTTTCCGTCAAGAACTGGCAGTGACGCCGGAAAGTTTCCATTCGCACCCGCCATGACTTTGAAAGACACGTCCACCTTCACCGTATTCAGAATCTCCGCCGTCGTCGCTTCTTGGACACCGCCGCAGCTCGCCGTCGCAGCTCGCCGCCTTCGCGTGTTGTTTGAGGTCGCCGGATGTCACCGAGCTCTCGATACCACTGTTGGTTCAGTCACAGAACCACTTGATCTTAATGACACACACACTATCAATAtcaaagaggaagaggaagaagaatgattAACAGTAACGAGAGAGAGGGAATGTTTTTCTTCATTGATTGTATTACACATAATCACTATGAGTAATGTATTTATACAACCTTATTACAGCTGAGTCAAACTAATCATTGGTCACTAATACTCAAGGACCAAACTCTAAAAGTAATAAAAGTTCAATGGCCTAATTCTGAATTACACATTACTAATTCCATCAGTTCTTGATGTTGAATTTGTTAATATTacttcaaaaaataaattgagtGTAGATAACTGATCAGTTTCCTTTCACTTCTTATTGAACATGCAGAATCGTGTACTTTCCTACGGTATTGCTGGTGCAATAGTCTTTCACCTGACAATAATACTAATACTTACTGGAACAGCCACTCTCCAGGTTTATTTCATAATGGATATACTTCTTAGCATATTTTGCATTtttttggtaaaagcttgtttgTTTTTGCTGATCAAGACCTATGCATAATTGTAAGTTACTGGCTTAAAGACGAGATTCTTCAGGAGCATTATTAGAGCACCATTAAATTGCATATAGAATTGCTAGGGCTttatgttgttcctttgttatgttgtctgcattttagctaagttcAATTTTTGGCCAACATGTCGgacccgatgtcacaacatcttgcCTGTGACATCTATCCCTGCGAAACCTGCAATGAGTTGGTTGGGTTTTCTGTGAAGCTTCGTTTTGATTACTTGGTGATCAAGCTAGGGTATTTTTGGAAGCTTCTGTGCGCCGTCCAAGGATTATATTATTATGTAATCAAATCGGTTTCAAAGATTTGATTTGAAGTTTGTGAGAGTTTTATTTCTAGAATAGGAAACTTTATATTGAAGATTCTTCTGCAGATTTGTTTCCTACTAACTCATTGAGTGTTGTGTGGACCTGTGCTCGTccaagcccatcgaagacaaggcctggatgactgctatatatgaagaccGAAACCTAGTGTTAGGTAGAGAGCTTATGTTGAGTAAAATTAGGGTTTACTCTTGTATGTGTTCACacttgttgttctctcagcATATTCATGTATTGATTCTTTTGCTGAGAgttgattttttgttgtttgatcatgagatctgtctttgctctTGTTGAGCTAttgaatcactgtggcagtgattgagagaaagtgagaggggctctcatacttaggggggactaagtaataaacacttgtagagataggtagaaaagacTGTGAAATGGGGCAGTTcagttaagaccttttgtgtacaatttctctaaataatggattatctttctcttgggtgaaaaccttccagacgtaggtgattttgcaccgaactgggttaacaattctttgTGTTCTTCTTTACTGTTTTTCTGATTTAATATTGTGATGCACTTCTGCTGTTATCTGCTGTACGTTGTGCCAGATGTCCTAGACATTTTGTttgacatctgtcctgtgcgcgAACCAGAATTTCACTTTAATCATAGGTATAGACTTGGATATACCTGTTTTCCTAAAATACAGGTATAGGGAAAGGTGCTCATAACTAAATTAGCATACCCAATGAAGAATTCATAGCCAAAAATAGTTATAGTTGTAACACAAAGAATCAGAAGCAAAAAGTTATATTGCTCTTCAACCAATAAACTAAGAAGTTCACATTAATGCCCATTTGGCCTGtcccttttcttttttctgcagCAAGCTGAATGACTGTGAAGATGTTGGAGAAAGTGGAAGAATTTGACATGGACAAAGTGATAGAGGAATTTCAGAGATAGAGAAATGAAAACAGACTGCTACACTTAAGAATAGAAATAGAAGGAGACCAAGATCAAGTGCTTCAACAAATGGAAAAGAGAGAATAGTCTTGGAAGTCGAAACAGTGGAGCAGAAGAAGAATGCACCCTATTCCCATAAATCAAGTAACGTTAATCATCTCTTTCCTTTTTACTTCTTACTTATCCTAAGCTTGCGTAAATCATTGTGGGATAGTTTGTTTTACTCTCAAATTATAATATGGGTAATTCTAATGTGGGTGTGTGCTCCATGTGAATAATTCAGAGACAAAAGATATTTAAAACTTAACACAGAATCAGAAGTAATAGCATATGCATTGAAATCAGTCAtgcaaaccaaaagaaataacaaCACTCTCTACTTAAGTGCAAACAGATGAATAAGTCCTCTCTGCATCATGTTGAATTTTGAAGAGTTGATTATGTTTCCTCATGTCTCTTATATCATTCTAACATTGTCCCACAGAAGAAACTGCATAAATTTAACTACTTTATTGAATTTAGTTTATAAACTTTCTATTTTAACCTTTGAGTTACTCGTTAGTGAATAGTTGTAGACTTATAGTGCACTCGTACTTGATTGTAGCAGTTTTCGCTTTGCTGCATTTCAACATGGGTCTTGGTTTTTTATCATGAATCTTTCTCGATCAAGAGTTGTAGAGTAGAAACCAATAGCATATGCAAGAAACCATCTCAATGATAATTGATAAAGCAATAATAAATGCATAAGGAGCAAAACtgttaatttctttttcattttccactcaTTGCTTAAAACAGTTGTGAAGAATCTGAGGTTGCTCTAACAGAAGTGGTTAGAGCTTATATGGAATTGGGCGGTTAGTGTATGGAATTGGGCGGTTAGTGTGTTCTAATGGTACCTACGTATTGTTGCGGTTAAAGAAATTATGTTGTCTTATAGAAAGGATAATATTGGGATAAATTTTATATAACTCATTCCATTTCATTCATTATCCAAATAATATAGTGGTAAATTTGTTCCATTCCATCATAAATTGTCCAAACAATGGAAAGGAACTTTTTTGTCGTTCCATCTCATTCCGTTGCGTTCCATTATGTTCCATTCCGTTCCGCTCCATTATGTTCCGttaatccaaacatagcctaagggTATGTTTGAAAAAAATGATAGTTAATGTTATGACAGATAAATAGGTttagtttttttcttctctttggaTAGACAAATAGGAACAAAGGTAATACTAAATTGCAGGAGAGGTTGTCTTGTGATTGCTCCCTTGGATTATTTTCACCTATATTTTTTCTGGAACTTGCAGGCTGTTGACAATGTGAACAACATGGTTGGTTATATTTACTTTTCACCCGTTTTTTTGCTGAATCACTTTTCCTTTTATGTTAGGGCTTGTTAATTATGCCCTTAGTATTGTACTTCCGCAATTTTAAGCCTACAACATTTAAGGTTAATAATGATACTAAAGCTTCTTTTGGTTGATCaaatttttctgttttcttgTGTGACAATGAACAAGATCCAACTCAGCTGACAGATATTAACAACCTAATGATTCAACTGCTCTGTGGAAGTGTTAATGAATGGGGTTGGTGCAAGGAAAAGGTGCTTAGCAGACCATATTTGTAATCATTCAATTTTCACTATGCTACATGTTTTTCTAATGCATATTTTGTTGTTTTAGCTTGGGGGAAATGCCATATTGGCAGTGTCTATGGCAGTCTGCAAAGCTGGTGTAAGTGTCCTGAAAATTCCTCTATACAAGGTATTTGTGCATGAACTGTGATACTAAATCATTTTAAGTTCAGTCTGTTCATGGGATCTAAGTTGTACAATTGAAGCTGTTCATGCAGTTGACTAAGTTTTATGAAATTAGGTGTTCAAGATCAACATGGTAACTAGATATATACTGTCATAttgatttaaataaatatttacaaTGAATTATTTGGTTACATGATGCATGTCTGCTAATTCTTACAGCAGTTTCaacaacccccccccccttctcaGTTTTCTTCCATATTAGCAGGGATGTTAATCGCACTCTATAGCGGTCGGGAGGAGTGGCGGCCAGCTGTGACGGTGGAAGGAGTAGTGAGGCGTTCAAGGTTTGTGGTCGCAGCAGCCGCTTTAGTGGCAAATTTTGCTGCCATTGCACCACTATACTGCCGCTACAAGGATTAGGGTTctttgaaggagaagaaggttCAAGAAAGTAAAAAATACTCTTAGAGTTTGAACGTTAGGGTCTAGGGCTATTGGTTGAGGGTGTTTTTCATTTTTCGGTTCTATTAGCTGGGGGTATTTTTGGTTTCCGATTCTTTTAACCTAATGAGGGCCCTGAAAAACAAAACTTTCATTTTGTACTGCCCTCTTCCACCTCTCTTCTCCTTTAGATCCTTACTCCTGCACCTCCACCACTTGGACCACCTTCCGGCGTTTTAGGATGACTTTTCCGTCCTCGTTTCTCCTTCTCTTGTGTAGCTGCCGCTATGCTCCGCTATCCGGTATTGACAAGCCTTGTTTTTAGCTGTTTTTGTTTATCTGACTTCATTTTGGCCATTCTTTCGGTGCAGCATATTGCAAACCTTGCAGGTAACCAAAGGATTGTTTTGCCTGTTCCCTCATTCACTGTCATCAACAGGGTATCACATGCGGGAAACAAACTTGCTACGCAGGTCTGCTTTCAAAAACTGGTCTgtatgtgtgtgtgagagagataaGTAATGCTTAATAAATTTCTATTACACCTGCCTATGCAGGAGTTTACTATTCTTCCTTTGGATAGTTCCAATTTCAAGCTTGCTATGCAACAGGGCATGCGAACACATGCACGagcagtggcggaactagaaattttaggaagcctaggcaaattttatgattaagtccctaaactttgcatttccttataaatttgtcttttctctaatttttttttaggccAAAAAACCTACCTAGTCCAaagaaatttgtattttttttactttgagcCAGGGCATTGGACCTACCAAGCCCTGTGTTAGGTCCGCCACTGTGCACGAGTCCATGTCAGTTTTGCATATTACAGTCATTCCGCTTTCCCAGATACGTTCTctaaatgaatttttttcattatttagtTGTTAAGTTTTGGTTACGTCATTTCAGGGTGAGATTGCTATGAAATACGGTAATAAGGCAGTACAATATTGTGACGAAGGTGGATTCGCCCTGAACATCAAGGTAAATAATGGTtagtaacatttttttttctttttacgaATGGTACTTGGATACCTGCTTTCATATTCTGGCCAGTTACTGATGAGCTCTTAAATGATCAGGAAAAAGAATGTTTGGAATTGCTGGAAAGTGCCATTGACAAAAGTAAATGAACCCTTTTTCCCATTTGTAAATATGGTGTTGATTATTTTTGTGAATTATTTGATTGTTATGGCTCAAGCAAGGAATTGTTAAATGTGGAAGTTTTAAACGTAAGTAACCCATTTCCCGCCAAGAAAGTCCTCTTTAGAACTAAGGTCGGAGTCAAAATCCCTCCCCGGCGTCCTCCCCTTTGAGCCTAATCCATGTGCTGCTGATTCTGGTGCCAAAACCAAGGATCTATAGAACTCAGAAACTTAAAGAAATGATTCTCCACCAGCTGTTGCAATTTTTGGTCTGACTTTGAGCGAGATTGTTTTGGTTTCTTCTAGCATATCCCTTCTGTTTCTTGCttcctttctctttttttatataatgttgaTTTTCAGATACAAGGTAAAACCTCTTTTATCCATTGTTGAGAGATGATCGAAGCTTGACTTGGTGAAGGACTCTCGAAAGCTACCACTTGGAAGCTTTTGTTTTCCTCTTTTATGGATAGGTTTTTGTTAATTTAGGTGGCTTTTTTTGCGGGATTTAGAATTGAGGAATTTAAGTGCTTATTTTTCATTCCCCTTTTTCTTCACAGGAACTACCGGAGTTCCAGCAAGTGAAAGGATGAGATGAGAAAGTCAGATACAAGTAGGCTGCAACATTATCATGGAGAATATGCAATCATGGAACTGTATTCTACTTAAATTGAACGGTGGAACAATTTAATTTTCAGCTTTGCGGAGTTTGCATGTTAATTGGTTCTTCTTGGACAACAAATTTTGATAGCTTAAACAAAAAAAGAGCTACTTCTTATGAATCAGTAAAATTAGTTTTGTTAATCTTTccatcttatttttttttttagctaTTTTTTTGCTTTGCCTTAGATAAGCAATGCAACTCATTCAAGACGAGAGCTATTCTGGTGAAGGAAGTACTATAGAAGAGTGCTTCTGGAATCATTGTGATAGTGAACCCTCAGAAGGTATACTAGGcattgatatatatttttattagttCAAAATATGCAGCATTTTGCATAATACTCATTCTATATGATATTAACCTTTGAGCAAAGAGTCACGCACATTAAGCTTGGGGACGTGAAAAGTGAGAGGAAGTATATTGCATGGTCTTCACCTCAAGGCTTGCATCTTATTAAAATGGACAAGGAGGGTTTGGTGGGATGTTGAGAAATAATGTTGGCGCGGTGTGGGGATATTTTTCCAAATCAATGAAGGTATGCAGGGCTGATGAGGCAGAGGTGTTAGCGATTTTACATGCACTTTTATTTTGACAACAATTTAATGTGTTTCAGGTGGCATTTGGGAGTGACTCTTCACTTGTAGTAGGTTGGGGCCGGGGTATGGTGGCTCACAAACGAATTTCATTGAATTGATTATCTTATGACGCTTGGTTTTTGTTATGATGTTAGTCATATTCTAAGAGAGGGAAATTCTGAGGCCGAAGTTTTGGTCAAGGAAGGGGACAGGGGGTTGCAAGCAACCTGTGTAGGTTTTTCATGGGCATATTGCTTTGTAATTAATATTCGACTTTTGAGACTTGGTTCTCTTTTATCTTCATGAATAAAGTTGGGTtttcaaaacaataaataaaaaattattattttcaatttatttggttTCTAAATGTTTCCTCACAGTTGATATCCATGATTAATCCCCTCGAAACTctacgatcacgttaagtgAATAGATCTCTCACAACAAAAATTTATACAACTTAggtcattattatttttctctattatgcttcctcaattaatttttactaatatatcatagataaaaaatatttaaatatttttcaataatgcacatatatgttatagttaatattaaatacattttagcggcatttttttccttttactaatatatcatagataaaaaaaaaagacctaGTCTATTTGGTAACTAATATCATAATTTCACGTAATGCACATACGCTTAATAAGCTAAAACAAACTCCACATGACTTAGGCGTTTGGTGACAGAACGGAACATGACATAACAATacggaacgggacagaacaggatggaacaagacaataatgttctatgtgttgtgtttggtaactcctAGTCATTAGAACATAAccataattttaattacatatataaccctgcatgtttaatatttgattgaggataaaaaaattgaacatgCATAGAAACTGTTTGTTATTGCttatttcatgaaataatcacttatttctttaaaataatcacttatatattatttaagttgtttcagtgtgcttttaaaaaaatacaaaatttgatTATCTctttaagctattttaagtgcgtttgtttagattaatttttagagattttgagaaaagcataagttgatatgtgtttgactactctaattaaaatcgctttttttttgaaacaaaagatTGTATTAAGATAAAGGGAATTATgatttcttcacacctcattttgaggtggaaggaggtggaggaggagagagataggaagaaaagaaaaagtatgagagagaaagtatgagatgtgatagatgataagaggagagaggtagaaacaaaaataggtggaaatgaagtgtttaaaagatgag
This is a stretch of genomic DNA from Lotus japonicus ecotype B-129 chromosome 1, LjGifu_v1.2. It encodes these proteins:
- the LOC130732528 gene encoding enolase 1-like isoform X2; translation: MIQLLCGSVNEWGWCKEKLGGNAILAVSMAVCKAGHIANLAGNQRIVLPVPSFTVINRVSHAGNKLATQGEIAMKYGNKAVQYCDEGGFALNIKEKECLELLESAIDKRTTGVPASERMR
- the LOC130732528 gene encoding enolase-like isoform X1 encodes the protein MIQLLCGSVNEWGWCKEKLGGNAILAVSMAVCKAGVSVLKIPLYKHIANLAGNQRIVLPVPSFTVINRVSHAGNKLATQGEIAMKYGNKAVQYCDEGGFALNIKEKECLELLESAIDKRTTGVPASERMR